The sequence gcttcattattatttttttgttctttattaTTTGATCATTTGGAAATACGATATTTGGTCatcagccaaatgactctttcgattAAATGACCCTAAACAAACCGAAAAACTgaatacacggaagaaaaaaagtacacagcgttgagtatttttaaacttacttttgagttattttttctcttccctttcatccactctttcttctgttgtcaacAACGAAACATTTCAATAACGACAGTTCAGTACGGGAAGCCAACCTTGAGTTTATTGCCTGAAGTCGAAAATGGGTGATTTTAACACCtccagcttgagcttgattgaccgCCCGTTGTTGCTACCCTATTAtggccagatcagctgttcttgcacagaggaaccaacagatgtttgatGGGGCtagcttccttcttcttcttcttattggcattacatccccacactgggacagagccgcctcgcagcttagtgttcattaacccgtttcggcccgggctacgatttcaaattgtaaaatccaccgttctcttgtttttcgaccgatttgcatgaaatttggaggaaagatgCATTAAACCCTATATTTTTGTGTAGGGGTATTGATTTGGTGATTGAGTCCTTGGGTACGGTTTTATCGAGGGGGTcccctgggtcaaatggggtcaaaaataggtcaacttccttttaatcgtagataactagtagtaaatgctctcaataatgatgcaatcgtttttattcatcattttgcaatagtgggaatagaaactgcacgtttggacctcaaaaatccggttacagatgttccgggaacctggttcccccagggaagtggtcacttttttagATGTTCTGaatcccagcttgcgacacatcaaacttcatgatttcgcaacACAAacacaatagaagacatttgcagagcatctgtgcacattagccacttccggaggttccctggaaacctgaagccctcagggaagtggtcactttttgattgaatctgaaacccagcttgcgacacatcgatcttcatgattttgcaacgcaaatacaataaagGCATTTGCAGAACTTCTGAGCGCATTGACCACtttcggaggttccctgggaacctggtgccctcaggaaagtggtcactttgtaggtggttctgaaacccagctttcgACTCATCGAACTCCATGGTTTTGCAACGCAAGTACAATAGAAGACAATTACAGAACATCAGATCacgttggccacttccggaggttccctgggaacctgttgccccaagggaagtggtcactttttgattaattctgaaacccagcttgcgacacatcgaacttcatgattttgcaacgcaaatacaatagaagacatttacagaacttctgagcgcattggccacttcTGGAGGTttcctgggaacctgatgccccaagggaagtggtcattttttgagtggttctgaaacccagcttgcgacacatcaaacttcatgattttgcaacacaaatacaatgGAAGACATTTGCTCAGCATCTTTGCACATTGTCCACTTCCGAAGGTTCCCTGAGAACATGATGCCCCAAGGAAAGTTCCCACTTTTTGAGTCGATTTGATACCCAGCTtgtgacacatcaaacttcagcTCTTTTCATCACAAATAGACATTTATAGACATTAGAGCCATTTACAGAGCATCTgggcacattggccacttccggaggttccctgggaagctgtagctctcagggaagtggtcgctTTTTGAATGTTTCTGAAACCCAGTTCACAACACatcaaattttctgattttgcaatacaaatacaatagaagacattggcAGAGTATCTGGGCACAATGACCTATTGCGGAGGTTTCCTGTAAACATACTGCATTTCACAACCTTGGGTGGttatgaaacccagcttgcgacacatccaacttgatgattttgtaacATAAAGAAGTTGAAGGCATTTGcacatttgcagagcatctgggGACATTGGGGTCATTCGCTGAAAACCTCGCCAAacaacccctccccccagaAAGTCATGAAACCCTGCTTGCTATATATCatacatgattttgcaacacgaaTACAATAGACAACATAAGCAGAACAGCAAGACCAATTCAATACTTCTTGAGCTTCGCGAGATGCCTGTGCAGCCAGAAAAGTGATTACTTTTTAATGGTAATCcagcttgcgacatatcaagctCCTCATGGTGTCTTCAGCACAGCgcagccagaaaattggtcgaggggggggggggtgttctgaaaaaaaatattgtttgggttggttcgaaaaaaaattttcttccaaaaattttgtctcttcCAAAACTCCCCCCCGTGGCTTCGCCACAGGTAAGTGGATATTGTTTGGTGGTTTTGAAAGCTATCTAGCaatacatcaaatatcataGTTTTGTAACACAGATTCAATGAAAGATACTTACGCTGCATCTAGATACATTAGGCCACTAATTTTTAAGGGTAAATATGCTATATGATATtttggggccttccttagccgtgcgataagatgcgcggctaaaaagcaagaccatgttgaacaAAGCTGGATAAGATTCCCAGTTCGGTGCAGAAAAGAATGCTCCGAAACACACAGTAGATTATTTGGAGAAAACAAAATCTttcagtttgatgtgtcgcaagctgttTTTCAGAACCAATTAAACGGCCACTTCCCTGGGGTCAtaaggttcccagggaaccccCGGAAGTGGCCGATGTGCCCAGATGTTCTCCAAATGTCTTCtgttgtatttgcgttgcaaaatcatggagtttgatgtgtcgaaagctgggtttcagagcCACTTACAAAAttaccacttccctgagggcaccaggttcccagggaacctccggaagtggccaatgcgctcagaagttctttaaatgtctcctattgtatttgcgttgcaaaatcctGAAGTTCGATGTGTCACAAGCTGGATTTCAGActcaatcaaaaagtgaccacttcccttggggcatcaggttcccaaagaacctccggaagtagccaatgtggtcagatgttctgcaaatgtcttcaattgtatttgcgttgcaaaatcatgatgtgtgtcgatgtgtcgcaagctgggtttcagaaccacttacaaagtgaccacttccctaagggaaccaggttcccagggaacctccggaagtggcgaatgtgcacagatgctctgcaaatgcctcctattgtatttgtgttgcgaaatcatgaagtttgatgtgtcgaaagctgggtttcagaactactcaaaaagtgaccacttccctgagggctttCAGGTTCCCAGAGAACCTCCGGAAGTAACGAATGTGcacagatgttctgcaaatgccTCCTAGTAAATTTGTgttgcgaaatcatgaagtttgatgtgtcgcaagctgggtttcagaacaactcaaaaagtgaccacttctcttgaggcatcaggttcccagggaacctccagaagtggccaatgtggtcagaagttctgcaaatgtcttctattgtatttgcgttgctaaatcatgaagttcgaggtgtcgcaagctgggtttaggAATCAATcagaaagtgaccacttccctgagggcaccaggtgcccagggaacctccggaagtggccaatgtggttaGAAGTTCTCCAAATGAttcctattgtatttgcgttgcaaaatcacgaagtttgatgtgtcgcaagctgggtttaaGAATcgatcaaaaagtgaccactcttttgagggcaccaggttcccagaGAATATCCGGAAGTGGTcaatgtggtcagatgttctgcaaatgtcccttatgtatttgcgttgcaaaatcatgaagttcgatgtgtcgcaagctgggtttcagaatcaattaaaaaatgaccacttcccttggggcatcaggttcccagggaacctccgggagtggccaatgtggtcagatgttctgaaaatgtcttctattgtatttgcgttgctaaatcatgaagttcgaggtgtcgcaagctgggtttaggAATCAATCAGAAAgggaccacttccctgagggcaccaggttcccagggaacttccggaagtggccaatgtggtcagatgtttTGCAAATGTCTCCTATTGTACTTGCgttgcgaaatcatgaagtttgatgtgtcgcaagctgggtttcagaatcaatcaaaaagtgaccacttccctgagggcttcaggttcccagggacccTCTGGAAGTGGCGAATGTGcacagatgctctgcaaatgtcttctattatatttgtgttgcaaaatcatgaagtttgatgtgtcgcaagctgggtttcaaaacaactcaaaaagtgaccacttccctgggggaaccaggttcccggaacatctgtaaccggattttggaggtccaaacgtgcagtttccattcccactattgcaaaatgatgaataaaaacgattgcatcattattGAGAGTATTTACTACTTGTTATCTAcgattaaaaggaagttgacctatttttgaccccatttgacccaggggaccccctcgataaaaccgtacccaaggacccaatcaccaaatcaatacacctacacaaaaatatagggtttaatgcatctttcctccaaatttcatgcaaatcggtcgaaaaacaagagaacggtagattttacaatttgaaatcgtaacccgggccgaaacgggttaagcacttccacagttattaactgcgaggtttctaagccaagttaccatttttgcatgcgtatatcatgaggctaacacgatgatacttttatgcccagggaagtcgagacaatttccaatccgaaaattgcctagaccggcaccgggaatcgaacccagccaccctctgcatggtattgctttgtagccgcgcgtcttaccgcacggctaaggagggccctaagaTGGggctagcactcatcttcaatgtacaactACTGGTGATCTAATTTGTTGGGTCAGAATGTAAGACAATGTAGGGAATgtaggggaggaaatgatgatgcaattattaccccactgcaagccgattatacctctgcacttgccacgagttcattttgttggaatttttgggttaggttcgaggggcagaggttcgtcttggttatgCCAATGTTActgttttttattgttaaatagaattgtcaagttgaaggtatagcaTTGAAATGGAAACAGTATGGAAGTcgatttccagttctagcgattgctagaacatgagaaatattgaggaagatacaaagtaggaaaatggaacggacctgggattgaaccctcgacctcctgcgtatgaggtagaaacagtagccatatgactaccaagcccgttccGAAGATGGGTGAATTTAACCTCCAGTTGAGCAAACCAAACTTATGCGAGGTACTTTTTTAATATAGGaataaaggcaaactacttcgatcccatttactcaattttggcttcccgtaggCGAGTGCGGAGTTGGGTGATTTGAACTCACTATTAGGTAGTTTAATTCTTCGGCGCTACTCTTCATTGCTCGCTTTACTGCACTTAAATCGTGTTAGTTCACCGACGAAAGCCGatgaaaaatttaaactttCAGAATAGTTAGAGATTAACGATGTGTGACTCCAAACCCCGCGTTTTCCATTCATTACAAATATCTTACCGCTCTAAGCTCCAACGGGCTGAAGATTCGCTCCATTTGCTTCCTTATTGGCACAGTCATAATGAGGAAGAATGGGAACGCTAAAGAGAAGGCCGAAGACTTGACGGTCCACAGCATGGCAAGGGATAGAACCTGTACCGTGGTAAAGATGTGCATCTTCCAGGAAGGCACCCGGCGCACAAATGGTACCTGTGGATGATGCTTAACAGGCATGAAGAATAGTCGCAACCTGTGGATTAAATTAAGAACAATATAATAAGacattttgaatcaattaaattGGATCAATGATGTACCTATCGAAGAATTGAACTCCACTCATGGATGCGATACCCATGTACAGGAAAACGCCGAATAGCACAGACATAGGAATGAGTCGAAGAATGGGCGCCATTGTCACCGAAAGCCCCACCATCAATGCCACGAAGAATCCAGAGATACGCTGCTCTTTCACATCCGTAATGTGTGGAGAATCGCCAGGTGCGTGCGTTCTGTAAAAGGATTGGTGAGTTAATTATCAAACCGATAAACAGTTAGTCTTTGCAATGCGAACCTTGACATGATCGTCACTGCCGATACGTGAGTAACCGAGCGCACAGTAGCAGCACAGTGCCATGGCATACCTAAGAACCCACACACCGTATTGAGGAAGCACAGTAACACGATATCCATATGGAGGCCGGATCCTTTCTTCAGACCGCGTTCCGGCTTGTCTACAATCAGCTCGGAGATGTGAGTTTCCATGAAGATCAGAATGTACACCAACAAGGCAGGTACGCCGGCCACGAACGGCATCCAACTAGGAACTCCATCCAAGGGAATAAGCCATCCCCGACGTGTTTCGTCACTTGGCGAGAGACCTTCCGGCACGCTAAGCTTTTCTGTGTATACTTGGGGAATCAAATAATCGAGGAGCACGAAGATAGCAATCGAGATTGGCACGCCAAAATCTCCAAGGGCTCGTCGAGCGTTACGTCCCAGGAAGTGAGAATTTCTGAACAATTTCAGATAGTAAGCCAGCGAAAACGTTCCCAGAGTAAGAATGGTGCAGAACAAAGCGGTGTTTGGCTGGTTCAAAGGACCGATAGCATCGGATGGGGGTAGCAGGTTATCAGTTAGAGGTTCAACGGTTGTGTTGGCAACAGCGGTAAGACTTTCCGCTAGAAGTCCAACCGTAGAACCAATCGTTGAGTTGGAATCGGTTTCGAGCAGTGGCTGGGGAGTGATTATCGTCATGTTCTTATACTGATACTCAGCAAGAAGGGGATGACGTCCGTAAACGTAGATAAGCTTCATAACGGTCTCAACAATATAGATCAATGTGATCACAGCGGAGAAAATTTCTTGAGTAAAACGAGTAAAGAGTCGTACGTAGACACTGCCCTCGAATGCAGATACTACCAAAGCAATAATGGCTAGCCAAATTCCGACATAGACTCGCACCGTCAAGAAATTGTAATCGTTCGAGATACAAAATTGATTGAGCGCTTCatcaaataacaatagcggACCAGTGGTACCGATGATGACCAACGGTTGGCCGgaaaacaaatgaaacacaacACCGACCATCGACGCAGATACTAAAGTTTCCGAGATCCCAATTAGATTTTGGGTCTTATCAGACGAAAGACCTCCAAAAGTAATGGCCGTTGATAACGCAGCGAAGTACATGAAGATGGTAGCCGCAAGAGTTTCCGTATTCAAACCGTCCTTTATATCACTCATGTACATGGGATACCTTCGTTTAATATCATTTATCAGGCCACCCCATAGTCGGTTGGTcttttccaatggatttttgGGAGGTTTCTTTCCATCGCCGTCGGCTGCCGCTAAAAGCTTCTTCTCCTCTTCGCTGGTCAGCAGCGGTTGTTTGCTTTTGATCTTCTCATCGattgctttcttctttctcaaTCGGATCATATCACTCTTGGCCTTTAGCTCGTCGAATGGAAGTAGCGCCTGCCTTTCCCACTTGCCCGGTGGTAGCACAATAGAATCATCTAGAAACTCATTAATGGCGGAAAGCAAATCCTTTCTATCGTCCGCCCGGTACGCAATATCATGGAAATGCTCGTTAGACATAAGTGTGGCGATTGATCGACCCACCTCATGGTAGTCCAACTCAGCAGTCTTCGGTCCTAACAGAATGAACAGAAAACGCACCGGAATCGGCACTTCCGTAATACTGGGCATGGGAATACCCTCGGCCAAACGGACGAAGGCAATCGTGGGTTGCTCGAGAAATTCGACCGATCCTACCAGTACCGTTGTGGCTTCCGCTCCCTCGGGGATACGTTTCAGAATCGATTCCTTCTGGGCACGGATTTTGATGTCCTCCTGTGACGAAGTGTACGTTTCCTCGTGCATGTTGATCTTGGTTTCGCCATACCCATGGCCATTGATGTCGTTGGATGGTACGATTCTTGGCTTTTTATCATCAACGCTCTATGGgataaatgtaaaaaaagttAGGAAAGGAAAATCGTGTGTTAAAATCATTGTAGTTTACattgttttaaatattattcctgaattaattattttttggaCATCAAACAGAAAACAATACATTAGTTAtgtaaaacagaaaaaaaaaacaattaacaaTTAATTACATCAAGCATTTGGCAAACTCATATGGTGAGCAAGCGGACAGATCATGCGTAAAGCAAAAGATTACGGAAAAATCGAAATGGAACAAAATCTGCTAAAGTAGTCGCACATTCTAAGTACTCGCTTTTGGGGACATAACGCTTACAATATTAACTTATTTAATAGAtttgaattcttccggaatcctgtcgttaattttttcttctcaaaatgaccaaattgccctttctgccaaacgaccactTTGGCCAAAATAACCTTTTCGATTacacggctttttcggccaatgacattttcggcctggTGCAACCTGGATAACGCTAAAtggactacaaagcaagattcAACGATAGGAATTTGCCTATTTTTCGGGAATTATCTATTATTGAACTAAATGGCGCACAAGTAAGGGAGATGGGAGTATTGCCGGCCCCCTACAGAGTGAGTGACCAGATGTATgagtgagcacacaagtaagcctCACATGGTACAAATGATCAGTAGTGTGATGTACATGAGGTACAGGTGCAAGTAGGCTGCTGCGGCAGCAGTATATTACGCGGGCATGCCTATTCAGGTCCGGAAGTCCCGCACGGAGTGTTAGAGCAGGTTTTGAATGAGGTTGGGTGAAGCTGTCGTAATTTATGCTTTCACCAAGATGCAGGGCAGGGGGCTACCACACTAATTGAGGACTGCCTTGGTTGTGAGCTGCCAATTTGGGGTACCTCCGGCAAGGTACCTGGGCATCGTCTTGTTAGAAGTCTCGTGGGTCCGGTgcgtgagtgttggggcacatgtggcgCCAGTGTGTCTTTCATGCAGAGGCGGTGCATGGGGAGTAGTTGGacagttgaggcgcatacgtgcacatTGTGTACGTCTTGAGGGAGTGCAATACTCAATAATCACCCCGATGTATTGcttaacagccctgacacgacggccctccgacgagacaggaggtttgcgcaggcccaataagccgcctttaaaaacaactattacgaacgacatagaagataatacgactcgatataatcggcaacgacctaggcgacgaataaaggatcacgattggaagcttggaacatggaactgcaagtcgctaggcttcgcaggttgcgacaggataatctacgatgaattacatcccggcaacttcgatgtcgtagcgctgcaggaaatctgctggacaggacagaaagtgtggaaaagcgggcatcgagcggctaccttctaccaaagctgtggcaccaccaacgagctgggaaccggcttcatagtgctggaaagatgcgccaacgcgtgattgggtggcagccaatcaacgcaaggatgtgcaagctgaggataaaaggccgtttcttcaactatagcatcatcaacgtgcactgcccacatgaagggagatccgacgacgagaaagaagcgttctatgcgcagctggagcagacatacgatggatgcccactgcgggacgtcaaaatcgtcatcggtaacatgaacgctcaggtaggaagggaggaaatgtatagaccggtcatcggaccggatagtctgcataccgtatcgaacgacaacggccaacgatgcataaactttgcagcctcccgcggaatggtagtccgaagcactttcttcccccgcaagaatatccacaaggccacctggaaatcacctaatcaagtaacggaaaaccaaatcgaccacgttctaatcgatggtaaattcttctccgacatcacgaacgtatgcacttaccgcagtgcgaatattgaatccgaccactacctcgtcgcagtatgtctgcgctcaaaactctcgacggtgatcaacacgcgtcggagtcgtccgccgcggcttaacattaggcggctacaagacggtagactagcccaagactacgcgcagcagctggaagtggcactcccaacggaagagcagctaggcgcagcatctcttgaagatggctggagagatattcgatccgccattggaagcaccgcaaccgctgcactaggcacggtggctccggatcagagaaacgactgacggcgaatgtgagcagttagttgaggagaagaatgcagcatgggcgagattgctgcaacaccgcacgagggcgaacgaggcacgatacaaacgggcgcggaacagacaaaactcgattttccggaggaaaaagcgccagcaggaagatcgagaccgtgaagagacggaggaactgtaccgcgctaataacgcacgaaagttctatgagaagttgaaccgttcacgtaagggccacgtgccacagcctgatatgtgtaaggacataaacgggaaccttcttacgaacgagcgtgaggtgatccaaaggtggcggcagcactacgaagagcacctgaatggcgatatggcagacaacggtggcggtatggtaatgaacctaggagcacgcgcgcaggacatgcgacttccggctccgaatctccaggaaatccaggaggagatcggccggctgaaaaacaacaaagcccctggagttgaccaactaccagaagagctgtttaaacacggtggtgaagcactggctagagcgctgcactgggtggtTTGggaggtttgggaggatgaggttctgccgcaggagtggatggaaggtgtcgtgtgtcccatctacaaaaagggcgataagctggattgtagcaactaccgcgcaatcacattgctgaacgccgcctacaaggtactctctcaaattttatgccgtcgactaacaccaattgcaagagagttcgtggggcagtaccaggcgggatttatgggtgaacgctctaccacagaccaggtgttcgccatacgtcaggtattgcagaaatgccgcgaatatcatctatttatcgacttcaaagccgcatatgatacaatcgatggatcgggtgatgtgcgtagttcgagtttcaggggcattctcgagtcccttcgaaacccgtagagggttacggcaaggtgatggtctttcgtttctgctattcaacatcgctttggagggagtaatacgaagggcagggattgacacgagtggtacgattttcacgaagtccgtccagttattaggtttcgccgacgacattgatatcatggcacgtaactttgagaggatggaggaagcctacatcagactgaaaagcgaagctaaacggattggactagtcatcaacacgtcgaagacgaagtacatgataggaagaggctcaagagaggtcaatgtgagccacccactacgagtttctatcggtggtgacgaaatcgaggtggttgaagaatttgtgtacttaggctcactggtgaccgccgataacgataccagcagagaaattcggtgacgcatagtggctggaaatcgtacgtactttggactccgcaagacgctccgatcgaatagagttcgccgccgtaccaaactgactatctacaaaacgcttataagaccggtagttctctacggacacgagacctggacgatgctcgtggaggaccaacgcgcactgggagttttcgaaaggaaagtgttgcgtaccatctatggtggggtgcagatggcggacggtacgtggaggaggcgaa comes from Armigeres subalbatus isolate Guangzhou_Male chromosome 2, GZ_Asu_2, whole genome shotgun sequence and encodes:
- the LOC134211039 gene encoding band 3 anion transport protein isoform X4, which codes for MDNRKVVGKMTKVSPLVKFRVKAFLTSNDDPNQVQLDDEMEKVFGSAGTDKERFELKRLNDEVQVDNSPLKYDESHRSVDNRPLLASAALRPMDSPAASGGNGAVGESGPSTGPQNNGGSPATTNTPTSPISISSKSGTTTKPSNDTTLEDSTSNDFSETVQDEPVVDQGTLQGEQWDASARRNVHFDSNDRPPQFGGLQIEDSNEERRRRSERHHPHKSRKYSLQEYHPEWRRQSGTEGVSTTTRRVSVQPEDAALQEADIDELTSHRSDDPRALRRHKVSAQSQTQPGGPSMVNINRKEGDKLQNLLPSNKFKKMYDHSPHEVFVQLDELTGSGEEREWKETARWIKYEEDVEEGADRWGRPHVASLSFHSLLNLRRCLETGVVLMDLEEKDLPSVAYRIVEQMVIDELIHEDDKPTIMRALLLRHRHVNEHSHGGFHFGPKRKYSSYSSLQSVDDKKPRIVPSNDINGHGYGETKINMHEETYTSSQEDIKIRAQKESILKRIPEGAEATTVLVGSVEFLEQPTIAFVRLAEGIPMPSITEVPIPVRFLFILLGPKTAELDYHEVGRSIATLMSNEHFHDIAYRADDRKDLLSAINEFLDDSIVLPPGKWERQALLPFDELKAKSDMIRLRKKKAIDEKIKSKQPLLTSEEEKKLLAAADGDGKKPPKNPLEKTNRLWGGLINDIKRRYPMYMSDIKDGLNTETLAATIFMYFAALSTAITFGGLSSDKTQNLIGISETLVSASMVGVVFHLFSGQPLVIIGTTGPLLLFDEALNQFCISNDYNFLTVRVYVGIWLAIIALVVSAFEGSVYVRLFTRFTQEIFSAVITLIYIVETVMKLIYVYGRHPLLAEYQYKNMTIITPQPLLETDSNSTIGSTVGLLAESLTAVANTTVEPLTDNLLPPSDAIGPLNQPNTALFCTILTLGTFSLAYYLKLFRNSHFLGRNARRALGDFGVPISIAIFVLLDYLIPQVYTEKLSVPEGLSPSDETRRGWLIPLDGVPSWMPFVAGVPALLVYILIFMETHISELIVDKPERGLKKGSGLHMDIVLLCFLNTVCGFLGMPWHCAATVRSVTHVSAVTIMSRTHAPGDSPHITDVKEQRISGFFVALMVGLSVTMAPILRLIPMSVLFGVFLYMGIASMSGVQFFDRLRLFFMPVKHHPQVPFVRRVPSWKMHIFTTVQVLSLAMLWTVKSSAFSLAFPFFLIMTVPIRKQMERIFSPLELRALDGSQPNEGAEDEPDFYEQAPIPA
- the LOC134211039 gene encoding anion exchange protein 2 isoform X3; protein product: MEKVFGSAGTDKERFELKRLNDEVQVDNSPLKYDESHRSVDNRPLLASAALRPMDSPAASGGNGAVGESGPSTGPQNNGGSPATTNTPTSPISISSKSGTTTKPSNDTTLEDSTSNDFSETVQDEPVVDQGTLQGEQWDASARRNVHFDSNDRPPQFGGLQIEDSNEERRRRSERHHPHKSRKYSLQEYHPEWRRQSGTEGVSTTTRRVSVQPEDAALQEADIDELTSHRSDDPRALRRHKVSAQSQTQPGGPSMVNINRKEGDKLQNLLPSNKFKKMYDHSPHEVFVQLDELTGSGEEREWKETARWIKYEEDVEEGADRWGRPHVASLSFHSLLNLRRCLETGVVLMDLEEKDLPSVAYRIVEQMVIDELIHEDDKPTIMRALLLRHRHVNEHSHGGFHFGPKRKYSSYSSLQSLSLRAEDGNNGEVIVGVRRLNSFVSPTQSYTLSPPLLHHPNYSPSLVAKQQQNHGHQKHRNSLQRQPSIGSTSGGVQLNHHHKRTESQDSSSCALPVGITTVTSAVGMRRNSPIALTVVNESVDDKKPRIVPSNDINGHGYGETKINMHEETYTSSQEDIKIRAQKESILKRIPEGAEATTVLVGSVEFLEQPTIAFVRLAEGIPMPSITEVPIPVRFLFILLGPKTAELDYHEVGRSIATLMSNEHFHDIAYRADDRKDLLSAINEFLDDSIVLPPGKWERQALLPFDELKAKSDMIRLRKKKAIDEKIKSKQPLLTSEEEKKLLAAADGDGKKPPKNPLEKTNRLWGGLINDIKRRYPMYMSDIKDGLNTETLAATIFMYFAALSTAITFGGLSSDKTQNLIGISETLVSASMVGVVFHLFSGQPLVIIGTTGPLLLFDEALNQFCISNDYNFLTVRVYVGIWLAIIALVVSAFEGSVYVRLFTRFTQEIFSAVITLIYIVETVMKLIYVYGRHPLLAEYQYKNMTIITPQPLLETDSNSTIGSTVGLLAESLTAVANTTVEPLTDNLLPPSDAIGPLNQPNTALFCTILTLGTFSLAYYLKLFRNSHFLGRNARRALGDFGVPISIAIFVLLDYLIPQVYTEKLSVPEGLSPSDETRRGWLIPLDGVPSWMPFVAGVPALLVYILIFMETHISELIVDKPERGLKKGSGLHMDIVLLCFLNTVCGFLGMPWHCAATVRSVTHVSAVTIMSRTHAPGDSPHITDVKEQRISGFFVALMVGLSVTMAPILRLIPMSVLFGVFLYMGIASMSGVQFFDRLRLFFMPVKHHPQVPFVRRVPSWKMHIFTTVQVLSLAMLWTVKSSAFSLAFPFFLIMTVPIRKQMERIFSPLELRALDGSQPNEGAEDEPDFYEQAPIPA